A stretch of Arachis hypogaea cultivar Tifrunner chromosome 15, arahy.Tifrunner.gnm2.J5K5, whole genome shotgun sequence DNA encodes these proteins:
- the LOC112751363 gene encoding pollen receptor-like kinase 1 — MALILVSAAVAILMMHSVAVGASDTDLLLKFKESLQINNDALSSWNSTTPPCNGAKANWPHILCYNGNTWGIKLERMGIKGSIDVDALKGLPYLRTLSLMHNNLEGSWPELNKLPGLKAIYLSDNHFSGEIPTDAFAGLQWLKKIYLSNNKFSGPLPSSLSTMPRLRELRLEGNQFSGNIPSMPPTLRSMSLADNKLQGQIPSDLTKFPRASFAGNKKLCGAPLHNKCPSNKTSLASIIVLAIFAAVAIFVIAAVIVLLLHRKKQRQQRREPSSSFESPSIPSSFHKKVGDLSDDGGSHRSLRSTGSSRGSKKHSMRLSFVKREDDREEFDMQDLLKASAEILGSGCYSSSYKASLLSGPMVVVKRFKQMNNCNKEEFQEHMRRIGMLSHPNLLPLVAYYYRREEKLLITDFVPNGSLAVRLHGHQALGQPSLDWPTRLKIVKGISKGLEYLYKEMPSLIAPHGHLKSSNVLLNENYEPVLTDYGLVPVINQELASDIMVIYKSPEYLQQGRVTKKTDVWSLGILILEILTGKFPANFLQQGRGSELSLANWVDSVVPEEWSSEVFDKEMSASKENEVEMAKLLRIALACCEADVEKRLDVKEAVDRIQEVKESGEIDLN; from the exons ATGGCACTCATCCTCGTCTCCGCCGCCGTCGCCATCCTCATGATGCACAGCGTGGCCGTCGGCGCCTCCGACACCGACCTCCTCCTCAAGTTCAAGGAGTCCCTTCAGATAAACAACGACGCCTTATCGTCATGGAATTCAACAACGCCTCCATGTAACGGAGCGAAGGCGAATTGGCCTCACATTTTGTGCTATAACGGGAACACATGGGGGATAAAGCTCGAGAGGATGGGGATCAAAGGATCCATCGATGTGGACGCCTTGAAGGGTCTACCATATCTGAGGACACTCAGTCTCATGCACAATAATCTTGAAGGCTCGTGGCCGGAGCTCAACAAATTGCCGGGATTGAAGGCGATCTATCTTTCCGATAACCATTTCTCCGGCGAGATTCCGACCGATGCCTTCGCCGGTTTGCAATGGCTGAAGAAGATTTACTTGTCCAATAACAAGTTTAGTGGTCCGTTGCCAAGTTCGTTATCCACAATGCCAAGGCTTAGAGAGCTGAGGTTGGAGGGAAACCAATTCAGTGGAAATATTCCGAGTATGCCACCGACATTGAGATCAATGAGCCTCGCTGATAATAAATTACAGGGACAAATACCTTCCGATTTGACCAAGTTTCCTCGTGCATCTTTCGCCG GTAACAAAAAGCTATGTGGAGCGCCATTACATAACAAATGTCCGTCGAATAAGACATCATTAGCGAGCATAATAGTGCTTGCTATATTTGCTGCGGTGGCAATATTTGTGATTGCAGCAGTGATAGTACTCCTTCTTCACAGGAAAAAACAGAGACAACAACGTAGAGAACCTTCTTCTTCATTCGAGAGTCCATCAATACCGTCAAGCTTCCACAAGAAAGTAGGAGATCTTTCCGATGATGGTGGTAGCCACAG GTCTTTAAGGTCAACTGGATCTTCCCGTGGAAGCAAGAAACATAGCATGAGGttgtcatttgtgaagagggagGATGACAGGGAAGAGTTTGATATGCAAGATCTTTTGAAGGCCTCTGCtgagattttgggcagtggttgtTACAGTTCATCCTATAAGGCTTCTTTGTTAAGTGGACCAATGGTGGTTGTGAAAAGATTCAAGCAGATGAACAATTGCAATAAAGAAGAATTTCAAGAACACATGAGAAGGATTGGGATGTTGAGTCATCCTAATTTGCTTCCTTTGGTAGCTTACTACTACAGAAGGGAAGAGAAGCTCTTGATTACTGATTTTGTTCCTAATGGCAGCTTGGCTGTTCGCCTTCACG gacACCAAGCATTGGGGCAACCAAGCCTTGATTGGCCAACAAGATTAAAGATAGTGAAAGGCATATCAAAAGGTCTTGAATATCTATACAAAGAGATGCCAAGTCTAATAGCACCACATGGACATCTAAAATCATCAAATGTTCTTCTAAATGAAAACTATGAACCAGTCCTAACAGATTATGGCCTAGTGCCAGTGATTAATCAAGAGCTTGCATCAGACATTATGGTAATTTACAAGTCACCAGAGTATTTGCAACAAGGCAGAGTTACAAAGAAGACTGATGTTTGGAGCCTTGGGATCTTAATCTTGGAGATTCTAACTGGAAAATTCCCAGCAAATTTCTTGCAACAAGGGAGAGGGAGTGAATTGAGCTTAGCAAATTGGGTTGATTCAGTTGTTCCTGAAGAGTGGAGTAGTGAGGTTTTTGATAAAGAAATGAGTGCAAGCAAAGAAAATGAGGTTGAGATGGCAAAGCTATTAAGGATTGCATTGGCTTGTTGTGAAGCTGATGTTGAAAAGAGATTGGATGTCAAAGAAGCTGTGGATAGAATCCAAGAGGTGAAGGAGAGTGGTGAAATTGatcttaattaa